The sequence below is a genomic window from Gossypium hirsutum isolate 1008001.06 chromosome A11, Gossypium_hirsutum_v2.1, whole genome shotgun sequence.
AATTTTGTTGTTCATTTTCTCGTGAGCCATATTTGTTTGTTATTGGATACTGAGACTCCAAGTTTTGGATTTTTCTGATGGGGAAAAACGCATTACCCCCGGGGTTTCGATTTCACCCCACCGATGTAGAACTTGTTATGtattatttgaaaagaaaagtatTAGGCCAAAAGCTCTTGTTGAATGTGATTGCTAAAGTTGATGTTTATAAGTTTGCTCCCTGGGACTTGCCTGATATGTCCTGTATGAAGACTGGGGATCTTAAATGGTACTTCTATTGTCCCATCGAGAAGAAATATGCTAGAGGGGATAGGGTGAATCGAGCTACTATATTCGGCTACTGGAAAGCCACGGGAAAGGATCGGCCCGTGAAGTACAATGACGAAGTTGTTGGAATGATCAAAACCTTGGTATTTCACAAAGGTAAAGCTCCACGTGGTGACCGAACAGACTGGGTTATGCATGAGTATAGGCTTGAAGAAAAAATATTGGCTGACAGAGGGCCTGTTCAAGATATGTATATGCTTTATGTTGTTTTCAAGAAGGATGGTCTGGGCCCAAGAAATGGTTCCCAATACGGAGCCCCATTCAAGGAAGAGGAGTGGAGTGACGACGAGCAGGCAGATTTGCCTGGTGCTGGTTCCCTTTGCGGCCTGTCTACAGTAGCTGTTGGTGGTGATAATAGCTCCTGTGTCCCCGAGAGTGTATGTGTTGGGCCTTCTGTTGAGTCAAGTGGGTGGTGTACACAACCATCGATGATGGGTCATACTAATGGCGATGTTAATGTCACCACTGCCATTGATACTAATGCTTATGCTGCCCCTACATGCCCGGATGCCCCTGAAGTTCAAGTGGTCGCT
It includes:
- the LOC107924009 gene encoding NAC domain-containing protein 82-like (The RefSeq protein has 1 substitution compared to this genomic sequence), yielding MGKNALPPGFRFHPTDVELVMYYLKRKVLGQKLLLNVIAKVDVYKFAPWDLPDMSCMKTGDLKWYFYCPIEKKYARGDRVNRATIFGYWKATGKDRPVKYNDEVVGMIKTLVFHKGKAPRGDRTDWVMHEYRLEEKILADRGPVQDMYMLYVVFKKDGLGPRNGSQYGAPFKEEEWSDDEQADLPGAGSLCGLSTVAVGGDNSSCVPESVCVGPSVESSGWCTQPSMMGHTNGDVNVTTAIDTNAYAAPTCPDAPEVQVVAVAEDVPTLLEVPQPALVPQDQESNDNMLSMLEYFFEEDAFGTHEGQRRGNATDSSFKDTPVSDEDDISILLASFTDVDNSNNWSYPF
- the LOC107924009 gene encoding NAC domain-containing protein 82-like isoform X1, yielding MGKNALPPGFRFHPTDVELVMYYLKRKVLGQKLLLNVIAKVDVYKFAPWDLPDMSCMKTGDLKWYFYCPIEKKYARGDRVNRATIFGYWKATGKDRPVKYNDEVVGMIKTLVFHKGKAPRGDRTDWVMHEYRLEEKILADRGPVQDMYMLYVVFKKDGLGPRNGSQYGAPFKEEEWSDDEQADLPGAGSLCGLSTVAVGGDNSSCVPESVCVGPSVESSGWCTQPSMMGHTNGDVNVTTAIDTNAYAAPTCPDAPEVQVVAVAEDVPTLLEVPQPALVPQDQESNDNMLSMLEYFFEEDAFGTHEGQRRGNATDSSFKDTPVSDEDDISNLLASFTDVDNSNNWSYPF